The Pseudomonas triclosanedens genome has a window encoding:
- a CDS encoding glycosyltransferase, whose protein sequence is MPARKFGLNLVVFVALAALFTGFWALYNRPVSVPDWPESISGFSFSPFRLNQNPQKNQFPSDDEIRSDLELVSKRTDNIRTYSVKGSLADIPRLAEELGMRVSLGIWIGPDEAENEAEIARGIEIANNSRSVVRVIVGNEALFRREVTVEQMTAYLDRVRKAVKVPVTTAEQWHIYEKYPELARHVDLIAAHVLPYWEFTPMDESVQFVLDRARELRAKFPRKPLLLAEVGWPSNGRMRGGADATQADQAIYLRRLTNALNKKGYNYFVVEAFDQPWKVSDEGSVGAYWGVYNAQRQPKFNFEGPVVNIPQWRALAVASVVMALLALTLLMIDSSALRQRGRTFLSVVAFAGGSVLVWIAYDYSQQYSTWFSMTVGGLLGIGALGVFIVLLTEAHELAETVWVRKRRRPFDPILADQGYRPKVSVHVPCYNEPPEMLKKTLDALAKLDYPDFEVLIIDNNTKDPAVWEPVRDYCEVLGPRFRFFHVAPLAGFKGGALNYILPHTAPDVEVIAVIDADYCVEPNWLKHMVPHFADPKIAVVQSPQDYYDGEENTFKKLCYAEYKGFFHIGMVTRNDRDAIIQHGTMTMIRRTVMDELKWADWTICEDAELGLRVFEKGYSAAYSHQSFGKGLMPDTFIDYKKQRFRWAYGAIQIMKGHARALFQGKDSKLTTGQRYHFVAGWLPWIADGMNIFFTIGALLWSSAMIIVPKRVDPPLLIFAIPPLALFFFKFGKIMFLYRRAVGVNLLRSFQAAVAGLALSHTIAKAVLYGAFTKTIPFIRTPKMASTHGILVALAEAREEVFIMLLLWGAALGIVLVQGVPSRDMMFWVAMLLVQSLPYLAALVMALLSSAPKPHLAPAANPATT, encoded by the coding sequence ATGCCTGCACGCAAGTTCGGCCTCAACCTGGTGGTCTTCGTCGCCCTCGCGGCGCTCTTCACCGGCTTCTGGGCCCTGTACAACCGCCCTGTCAGCGTTCCCGACTGGCCGGAAAGCATTTCCGGTTTCTCCTTCTCGCCATTCCGCCTGAACCAGAATCCGCAGAAGAACCAGTTCCCCAGCGACGACGAAATCCGCTCGGACCTTGAACTGGTGTCGAAGCGGACCGACAACATCCGTACTTACTCGGTCAAAGGTTCGCTGGCCGACATCCCGCGCCTGGCCGAGGAACTGGGCATGCGCGTCAGCCTGGGGATCTGGATAGGCCCGGACGAAGCGGAGAACGAGGCGGAAATCGCCCGCGGCATCGAAATCGCCAACAACTCGCGCAGCGTGGTGCGGGTGATCGTCGGCAACGAGGCACTGTTCCGCCGGGAGGTCACGGTGGAGCAGATGACCGCCTACCTGGACCGTGTGCGCAAGGCGGTGAAGGTACCGGTGACCACCGCCGAGCAATGGCACATCTACGAGAAGTACCCGGAACTGGCCAGGCACGTCGACCTGATCGCCGCCCACGTGCTGCCGTACTGGGAATTCACCCCGATGGACGAGTCGGTGCAGTTCGTCCTCGACCGCGCCCGCGAACTGCGCGCCAAGTTCCCGCGCAAGCCGCTGCTGCTCGCCGAAGTGGGCTGGCCGAGCAACGGCCGTATGCGCGGCGGTGCCGACGCCACCCAGGCCGACCAGGCCATCTACCTGCGGCGCCTGACCAATGCCCTGAACAAGAAGGGCTACAACTACTTCGTCGTCGAAGCCTTCGACCAGCCGTGGAAAGTCAGCGACGAAGGCTCGGTCGGCGCCTACTGGGGCGTATACAACGCCCAGCGCCAGCCGAAGTTCAACTTCGAGGGCCCTGTGGTCAACATCCCGCAATGGCGCGCCCTGGCGGTAGCATCGGTGGTGATGGCGCTGCTGGCCCTGACCCTGCTGATGATCGACAGCAGCGCCTTGCGCCAGCGCGGCCGCACATTCCTCTCGGTAGTCGCCTTCGCCGGCGGCTCGGTGCTGGTGTGGATCGCCTACGACTACAGCCAGCAATACAGCACCTGGTTCAGCATGACCGTCGGCGGGCTGCTGGGCATCGGCGCGCTGGGTGTGTTCATCGTCCTGCTCACCGAGGCCCATGAACTGGCCGAGACCGTCTGGGTCCGCAAGCGCCGCAGGCCGTTCGATCCGATTCTCGCCGACCAGGGCTATCGGCCCAAGGTTTCGGTGCACGTTCCCTGCTACAACGAACCGCCGGAGATGCTGAAGAAGACACTGGACGCCCTGGCGAAGCTCGATTATCCGGACTTCGAAGTCCTGATCATCGACAACAACACCAAAGACCCGGCGGTGTGGGAGCCGGTGCGCGACTACTGCGAAGTGCTCGGCCCACGCTTCCGCTTCTTCCACGTCGCACCGCTGGCTGGCTTCAAGGGCGGCGCGCTGAACTACATCCTGCCGCACACCGCGCCCGACGTTGAGGTCATCGCGGTAATCGATGCCGACTATTGCGTCGAGCCTAACTGGCTCAAGCACATGGTGCCGCACTTCGCCGATCCGAAGATCGCCGTGGTGCAGTCGCCGCAGGACTACTACGACGGAGAGGAAAACACCTTCAAGAAACTCTGCTACGCCGAGTACAAGGGCTTCTTCCACATCGGCATGGTCACCCGCAACGACCGCGACGCAATCATCCAGCACGGCACCATGACCATGATCCGCCGCACCGTGATGGACGAGCTGAAGTGGGCCGACTGGACCATCTGCGAGGACGCCGAACTGGGCCTGCGGGTGTTCGAGAAAGGCTATTCGGCGGCCTACTCGCACCAGAGTTTCGGCAAGGGCCTGATGCCAGACACCTTCATCGACTACAAGAAGCAGCGTTTCCGCTGGGCCTACGGCGCCATCCAGATCATGAAGGGCCACGCCCGCGCGCTGTTCCAGGGCAAGGACAGCAAGCTGACCACCGGCCAGCGCTACCACTTCGTCGCCGGTTGGCTGCCGTGGATAGCCGATGGCATGAACATCTTCTTCACCATCGGCGCACTGCTCTGGTCGTCGGCGATGATCATCGTGCCCAAACGGGTCGACCCGCCGCTGCTGATCTTCGCCATCCCGCCGCTGGCGCTGTTCTTCTTCAAGTTCGGCAAGATCATGTTCCTCTACCGCCGCGCGGTGGGCGTGAACCTGCTGCGCTCGTTCCAGGCGGCGGTGGCAGGGCTGGCGCTCTCGCACACGATTGCCAAGGCGGTGCTGTACGGGGCGTTCACCAAGACCATTCCGTTCATCCGTACGCCGAAGATGGCCTCCACCCATGGCATCCTCGTCGCCCTCGCCGAAGCGCGGGAGGAAGTCTTCATCATGCTCCTGCTGTGGGGGGCTGCGCTGGGTATCGTGCTGGTGCAGGGCGTACCGAGCCGCGACATGATGTTCTGGGTGGCGATGTTGCTGGTGCAGTCCCTGCCCTATCTGGCCGCGCTGGTCATGGCGCTGCTGTCGTCCGCGCCCAAGCCGCATTTGGCGCCGGCCGCCAATCCGGCAACCACATAA
- the dapE gene encoding succinyl-diaminopimelate desuccinylase → MPSMSLSPTLALACELIRRPSVTPVDADCQQMMMQRLDACGFTLEPMRIEEVDNFWALRQGRDGANGPVLCFAGHTDVVPTGPEQAWQHQPFDALIDADGMLCGRGAADMKGSLASMIIATERFVADHPDHRGSIAYLITSDEEGPAHHGTKAVVERLKARNERLDWCIVGEPSSTTLVGDVVKNGRRGSLGATLTVRGKQGHVAYPHLARNPIHLAAPALAELAAEHWDDGNDYFPPTSFQISNINGGTGATNVIPGELKVIFNFRFSTESTVEGLQQRVAAILDKHGLEWHIDWALSGLPFLTQPGELLDGVAAAIRAVTGRETTPSTSGGTSDGRFIATMGTQVVELGPVNATIHQVDERVLASDLDVLTEIYYQTLVRLLA, encoded by the coding sequence ATGCCCTCAATGTCCCTCTCGCCGACACTGGCCCTCGCCTGCGAGCTGATTCGCCGTCCCTCCGTCACACCGGTCGATGCCGACTGCCAGCAAATGATGATGCAGCGCCTGGACGCCTGCGGCTTCACCCTGGAACCCATGCGCATCGAAGAGGTGGACAACTTCTGGGCCCTGCGCCAGGGCCGTGACGGCGCCAACGGCCCCGTGCTGTGCTTCGCCGGCCATACCGATGTGGTCCCGACCGGCCCCGAACAGGCCTGGCAGCACCAGCCATTCGACGCACTGATCGATGCCGACGGCATGCTCTGCGGCCGTGGCGCGGCAGATATGAAAGGCAGCCTGGCGTCGATGATCATCGCTACCGAGCGCTTCGTCGCCGACCACCCTGACCATCGCGGCAGCATCGCCTACCTGATCACCAGCGACGAGGAAGGCCCGGCCCACCACGGCACCAAGGCCGTGGTCGAACGCCTGAAGGCGCGCAACGAGCGTCTGGACTGGTGCATTGTCGGCGAGCCGTCCAGCACCACCCTGGTGGGTGATGTGGTCAAGAATGGGCGTCGTGGTTCCCTCGGCGCCACCCTGACCGTGCGCGGCAAGCAAGGCCACGTGGCCTACCCGCACCTGGCCAGGAACCCCATCCACCTGGCCGCGCCCGCCCTGGCGGAGCTCGCCGCCGAGCACTGGGACGATGGCAACGACTACTTCCCGCCGACCAGCTTCCAGATCTCCAATATCAACGGCGGCACTGGCGCCACCAACGTGATTCCCGGCGAGCTGAAGGTGATCTTCAACTTCCGCTTCTCCACCGAATCCACCGTCGAAGGCCTGCAGCAGCGCGTTGCCGCCATCCTCGACAAGCATGGACTGGAATGGCACATCGACTGGGCGCTGTCCGGCCTGCCGTTCCTCACCCAACCGGGTGAGCTGCTCGACGGCGTAGCGGCGGCGATTCGCGCGGTCACCGGCCGCGAGACCACGCCGTCCACCTCCGGCGGCACCTCCGACGGCCGCTTCATCGCCACGATGGGGACCCAGGTGGTCGAGCTGGGCCCGGTGAACGCCACCATTCACCAGGTGGATGAGCGCGTACTGGCCAGCGATCTCGACGTGCTGACCGAAATCTACTACCAGACCCTGGTGCGACTGCTGGCATGA
- a CDS encoding putative RNA methyltransferase, which translates to MLICPLCREALGVVDNGVACPAGHRFDRARQGYLNLLPVQHKKSLDPGDNAAMVEARRYFLGAGHYAPLAGRLAELAAERAPSHWLDIGCGEGYYTAQLGEALPDADGYALDISREAVKRACKRAPQLTWMVASMARVPLADASCQLLASVFSPIDWKEAARLLAPGGGVLRLGPARDHLLELRQRLYDEVREYVEDKHLADLPEELKLAHTEQLSFKLPLETRESREHLLAMTPHGWRVNAERRERILAEPFEVTVAVRYDWLERQKP; encoded by the coding sequence ATGCTGATCTGTCCGCTCTGCCGTGAGGCGCTCGGCGTGGTCGACAACGGCGTGGCCTGCCCCGCCGGCCACCGCTTCGACCGCGCGCGCCAGGGCTATCTGAACCTGCTGCCGGTGCAGCACAAGAAGAGTCTCGACCCGGGCGACAACGCCGCGATGGTCGAGGCACGCCGCTACTTCCTCGGTGCCGGCCACTACGCGCCGCTGGCCGGGCGCCTGGCCGAACTGGCCGCCGAACGCGCTCCGTCGCACTGGCTGGACATCGGTTGCGGCGAGGGCTACTACACCGCGCAACTGGGCGAAGCCCTGCCCGACGCCGATGGCTATGCCCTGGATATCTCCCGCGAAGCCGTCAAACGCGCCTGCAAACGCGCCCCGCAACTGACCTGGATGGTCGCCAGCATGGCCCGCGTGCCGCTGGCCGATGCTTCCTGCCAACTACTGGCCAGCGTATTCAGCCCGATCGACTGGAAGGAAGCGGCTCGCCTGCTCGCGCCCGGCGGCGGCGTACTGCGCCTGGGCCCGGCGCGCGATCATCTGCTGGAGTTGCGTCAGCGCCTGTACGACGAAGTTCGCGAGTACGTCGAAGACAAGCACCTTGCCGACCTGCCCGAAGAGCTCAAGCTGGCACATACCGAACAACTGAGCTTCAAGCTGCCGCTGGAAACCCGCGAATCCCGCGAGCACCTGCTGGCCATGACCCCGCACGGCTGGCGGGTGAACGCCGAGCGACGCGAGCGCATCCTCGCCGAGCCCTTCGAGGTCACGGTCGCGGTACGCTACGATTGGCTGGAACGCCAAAAACCCTGA
- a CDS encoding cold-shock protein: MADREVGTVKWFNDAKGYGFIQRDSGPDVFVHYRAIRGDGHRSLVEGQKVEFSVIQGQKGLQAEDVAKV; this comes from the coding sequence ATGGCTGATCGTGAGGTCGGAACCGTCAAGTGGTTCAATGACGCCAAAGGTTATGGATTCATTCAACGCGATAGCGGTCCGGACGTTTTCGTTCACTACCGTGCCATTCGTGGCGATGGTCACCGCTCCCTGGTTGAAGGCCAGAAAGTGGAGTTCTCGGTGATCCAGGGTCAGAAAGGCCTCCAGGCGGAAGACGTCGCCAAGGTCTGA
- a CDS encoding DUF4340 domain-containing protein has protein sequence MQRRSLLLLMALAALLGGLFFWLQRAPEPLPEQDTRYLPGLDPQQVSAVRIERPGQPPIEVARKDGGWVMPAKEDYRAAGRLIGDLLLELAQARKVEPKTRDPANFPRLGLAEKGEGAAVRLTVLRSSGAPVDLLLGKAAQQGGRLVRQPGNDQAWLIDQPLNLPPDELDWLDRRITAIAFEDIAEVSVRYPQGETLTVFRDQPGEPNLRVRQLPKGTKLPVEAAANGMALPFGDLRFNEVAPLSQVQFKGPPQLSLTVKTLDGAHLLAHLQRQGDQPWLLLDRIEGFAEGQVLARSDWAYRLEAEQADALARRLADFKGER, from the coding sequence ATGCAGCGCAGGAGTCTGTTGTTGCTGATGGCACTGGCGGCGCTTCTGGGCGGGCTGTTCTTCTGGCTGCAGCGCGCGCCCGAGCCGCTGCCGGAGCAGGACACCCGCTATCTGCCGGGGCTCGACCCGCAGCAGGTCAGCGCCGTACGCATCGAGCGCCCCGGCCAGCCGCCCATCGAGGTGGCGCGCAAGGACGGTGGCTGGGTGATGCCGGCCAAGGAAGACTACCGGGCTGCAGGACGCCTGATCGGTGACCTGCTGCTGGAGCTGGCGCAAGCCCGCAAGGTCGAACCCAAGACCCGCGATCCGGCCAACTTCCCGCGGCTTGGCCTGGCGGAAAAGGGGGAGGGCGCCGCCGTGCGCCTCACCGTGCTGCGCTCGTCCGGCGCACCTGTCGACCTACTGCTGGGCAAGGCGGCGCAGCAGGGCGGGCGTTTGGTTCGGCAGCCGGGAAACGACCAGGCGTGGTTGATCGACCAGCCCCTGAACCTGCCGCCCGATGAGCTGGACTGGCTGGATCGGCGAATCACCGCCATCGCTTTCGAGGACATCGCCGAGGTATCGGTGCGCTATCCACAGGGCGAAACCCTTACCGTCTTCCGCGACCAGCCTGGCGAGCCCAACCTGCGGGTGCGGCAGTTGCCCAAGGGTACGAAACTGCCTGTCGAGGCGGCTGCGAACGGCATGGCGCTGCCGTTCGGTGATTTGCGCTTCAACGAGGTGGCGCCGCTGAGCCAGGTGCAGTTCAAGGGGCCGCCGCAGCTTTCTCTGACCGTGAAGACCCTGGATGGTGCACACCTTCTGGCGCACCTGCAGCGTCAGGGCGACCAACCCTGGCTGTTGCTGGATCGGATAGAAGGATTTGCCGAGGGGCAGGTCCTCGCGCGCAGCGACTGGGCATATCGCCTCGAGGCGGAGCAGGCCGACGCGTTGGCGCGCCGTCTGGCCGATTTCAAGGGGGAGCGCTGA
- a CDS encoding GldG family protein — MKKVMYSGAGLAVIALLFLAFNMVSSLLFTSARLDLTQQKLYTISSGTKQILGALEEPVNLYFFYSDKGSRDLVPLRNYAKRVEELLRAYERQAGGKIRLHLIDPQPFSEDEDKATEFGLQGVPLPGGGDSLYFGLAGTNALDDVQVIPFFQPDQEQFLEYDVSRLIQGLAQPRRPVVGLISTLNMNGGFDMQTQQPTSPWMLLEEVRQQFDLKSLKQDVDRIPDDVSVLMLVHPKHLPQPTLYAIDQFVLRGGKLLVFVDPYSEADQASPMAALDGGGEPASDLEPLFKAWGVELLPGQVLGDGTYAMNISMGQGQRAAHHPAWLNLDQRALDPDDVTTAGLSSITLATAGILKPLAGATTRFTPLLQSSTIAMPFEARRFATLLEPGMLMRELKPSGERYTLAARIQGPASSAFPQGIEGIRDGLRSAQNINVIAVADTDLLTDRMWVQVQDFFGQRLPQPWADNANFVINTLDNLAGSDALISVRSRGRFSRPFTVVDELQRQAESRFREKEDVLKQRLAQTEQKLAALQNQDPSKVTELTPEQQQAVQQFVQERVRIRKELRDVQFQLNADIDALGTRLKVINIALVPVLLTVAVLALWLWRRQRRHA, encoded by the coding sequence ATGAAAAAGGTGATGTATTCCGGGGCCGGACTCGCGGTGATCGCGCTGCTGTTCCTGGCCTTCAACATGGTCTCCAGCCTGCTGTTCACCAGCGCGCGACTGGACCTGACCCAGCAGAAGCTCTACACCATTTCCAGCGGCACCAAGCAGATCCTCGGCGCCCTGGAAGAACCGGTGAACCTGTACTTCTTCTACTCCGACAAGGGCAGCCGCGACCTGGTACCGCTGCGCAACTATGCCAAGCGCGTCGAAGAGTTGCTGCGGGCCTACGAGCGCCAGGCCGGCGGCAAGATCCGCCTGCACCTGATCGACCCGCAGCCGTTCTCCGAGGACGAGGACAAGGCTACCGAGTTCGGCCTGCAGGGCGTACCGCTGCCGGGCGGTGGCGACTCGCTGTACTTCGGCCTCGCCGGTACCAACGCGCTGGACGACGTGCAGGTGATCCCGTTCTTCCAGCCTGACCAGGAACAGTTCCTCGAATATGACGTCAGCCGCCTGATCCAGGGGCTGGCGCAACCCAGGCGGCCAGTGGTCGGCCTGATCAGCACGCTGAACATGAACGGCGGTTTCGACATGCAGACCCAGCAGCCGACCTCGCCCTGGATGCTGCTGGAGGAAGTGCGTCAGCAGTTCGACCTTAAGAGCCTGAAGCAGGATGTCGACCGGATTCCCGATGACGTCAGTGTGCTGATGCTGGTACACCCCAAGCACCTGCCACAGCCGACGCTGTACGCCATCGACCAGTTCGTGCTGCGCGGCGGCAAGCTGCTGGTGTTCGTCGATCCCTACAGCGAAGCCGACCAGGCATCGCCGATGGCTGCGCTGGACGGTGGCGGCGAGCCGGCTTCCGACCTGGAGCCGCTGTTCAAGGCATGGGGCGTCGAGTTGCTGCCCGGGCAGGTGCTGGGCGACGGCACCTACGCCATGAATATCAGCATGGGTCAGGGGCAACGTGCGGCGCACCATCCCGCCTGGCTCAACCTGGACCAGCGTGCGCTGGACCCGGATGATGTGACCACCGCCGGCCTGAGCAGTATCACCCTGGCTACCGCTGGCATTCTCAAGCCGCTGGCGGGAGCAACGACTCGCTTCACTCCGCTGCTGCAAAGCTCGACCATCGCCATGCCATTCGAGGCCCGGCGCTTCGCCACGCTGCTGGAGCCGGGCATGCTGATGCGCGAGCTCAAGCCCAGTGGCGAGCGTTACACCCTCGCCGCACGTATCCAGGGCCCGGCCAGCAGCGCGTTTCCGCAGGGTATCGAAGGCATCAGGGATGGCTTGAGGAGTGCGCAGAACATCAATGTGATCGCCGTCGCCGATACCGACCTGCTCACCGATCGCATGTGGGTACAGGTTCAGGACTTCTTCGGCCAGCGCCTGCCGCAACCCTGGGCAGACAATGCCAACTTCGTGATCAACACCCTGGATAATCTGGCTGGCTCCGACGCCCTGATCAGCGTGCGTTCCCGTGGCCGCTTCAGCCGGCCTTTCACCGTGGTGGATGAGCTGCAACGCCAGGCCGAGTCGCGCTTCCGCGAGAAGGAGGACGTGCTCAAGCAGCGCCTGGCGCAAACTGAACAGAAGCTGGCGGCGTTGCAGAACCAGGATCCGAGCAAGGTCACGGAGCTCACGCCCGAACAGCAGCAGGCTGTGCAGCAGTTCGTCCAGGAGCGCGTGCGCATCCGCAAGGAATTGCGCGACGTGCAGTTCCAGCTCAATGCCGATATCGATGCCCTCGGCACGCGTCTGAAAGTCATCAATATCGCCCTGGTCCCGGTGCTGCTGACGGTCGCTGTTCTGGCCCTGTGGCTCTGGCGCCGCCAGCGCCGGCACGCCTGA
- a CDS encoding ABC transporter permease subunit: MTQLPVIFRRELASYFATPLAYVFIVIFLVLSGVFTFYLGSFYERNQADLNAFFNFHPWLYLFLIPAIAMRLWAEERKSGTIELLMTLPITRAEAVTGKFFAAWAFAGLALLLTFPMVITVNYLGEPDNGAILAGYLGSWLLAGAYLAIGSCMSALAKNQVIAFILAVAVCFVFIASGFPLVLDLFSAWAPQWLLDAVASMSFLTRFDAISKGVIDLRDLLYFASLITAWLAATAVVVDLKKAD, translated from the coding sequence ATGACGCAGTTGCCAGTCATCTTCAGGCGCGAACTGGCGAGCTATTTCGCCACGCCGCTGGCCTACGTGTTCATCGTGATCTTCCTGGTGCTGTCGGGAGTCTTCACCTTCTATCTGGGCAGCTTCTACGAGCGTAACCAGGCCGATCTGAACGCCTTCTTCAACTTCCATCCGTGGCTCTACCTGTTCCTCATCCCGGCCATCGCCATGCGCCTGTGGGCGGAGGAGCGCAAATCCGGGACCATCGAGTTGCTGATGACCCTGCCGATCACCCGTGCCGAAGCGGTCACCGGCAAGTTCTTCGCTGCGTGGGCTTTCGCTGGGCTGGCATTGCTGCTGACCTTCCCGATGGTCATCACCGTCAACTATCTGGGCGAGCCGGACAACGGCGCCATCCTCGCCGGTTACCTGGGCAGTTGGCTGCTGGCTGGCGCGTACCTGGCCATCGGTTCGTGCATGTCGGCGCTGGCGAAGAACCAGGTGATCGCCTTCATCCTCGCGGTAGCGGTGTGCTTCGTGTTCATCGCTAGCGGCTTCCCGCTGGTGCTGGATCTGTTCAGTGCCTGGGCGCCGCAATGGCTGCTGGATGCGGTGGCTTCGATGAGCTTCCTGACGCGCTTCGACGCCATCAGCAAGGGTGTGATCGACCTGCGCGATCTGCTCTATTTCGCCAGCCTGATCACCGCCTGGCTGGCCGCCACCGCTGTGGTGGTCGACCTGAAGAAAGCCGACTGA
- a CDS encoding ABC transporter ATP-binding protein, whose translation MIEITRLTKRFGQQTAVDDLSFSVAQGEVLGFLGPNGAGKSTTMKMLTGFLAPTSGTASILGHDILRQTLKAQRQIGYLPEGAPCYGDMTVRAFLEFIAEIRGFRGAQKRERVGRVVEQLELERVGEQSIETLSKGFKRRVGVAQAILHDPRVLILDEPTDGLDPNQKHQVRELIRSLAHERIIIISTHILEEVAAVCTRAVVIANGRLVADGTPLELESRSRYHQAVTLVAEGELDRAALAALPGVADVEQNAGDGSLTVLAQPGQVIFPQVNALIAERGWRVRELDVERGRLDEVFRSLTRGEAA comes from the coding sequence ATGATCGAAATAACAAGACTCACAAAACGCTTCGGCCAGCAAACCGCCGTCGATGACCTGTCGTTCAGCGTGGCGCAGGGGGAGGTGCTGGGTTTTCTTGGCCCCAACGGCGCCGGCAAGTCCACCACCATGAAGATGCTCACCGGCTTCCTCGCGCCGACGTCCGGCACCGCGAGCATCCTCGGCCATGACATCCTCCGCCAGACGCTCAAGGCGCAGCGGCAGATCGGCTATCTGCCAGAAGGCGCGCCGTGCTATGGCGACATGACGGTGCGTGCATTCCTCGAATTCATCGCCGAGATCCGCGGTTTCCGTGGCGCGCAGAAGCGCGAGCGGGTCGGCCGGGTGGTCGAGCAACTGGAGCTTGAGCGCGTGGGCGAGCAGTCCATCGAAACCCTTTCCAAGGGCTTCAAGCGCCGCGTCGGCGTGGCTCAGGCGATCCTCCACGATCCGCGGGTGCTGATTCTCGACGAGCCCACCGACGGCCTTGATCCGAACCAGAAGCATCAGGTGCGCGAGCTGATCCGCAGCCTTGCCCACGAGCGCATCATCATCATTTCCACGCACATCCTTGAAGAGGTCGCGGCGGTCTGCACCCGCGCGGTAGTGATTGCCAACGGCCGCCTGGTGGCCGACGGCACGCCGCTGGAGCTGGAAAGCCGCTCGCGCTATCACCAGGCGGTGACACTGGTGGCCGAGGGCGAGCTCGACCGCGCAGCGCTGGCGGCGCTGCCGGGAGTGGCGGATGTCGAGCAGAACGCCGGGGACGGCAGCCTCACCGTACTGGCGCAGCCGGGGCAGGTGATCTTCCCGCAGGTCAACGCGCTGATCGCGGAGCGCGGCTGGCGCGTCCGCGAGCTGGATGTCGAGCGCGGCCGCCTCGACGAGGTGTTCCGCAGCCTGACACGGGGAGAAGCGGCATGA
- a CDS encoding YMGG-like glycine zipper-containing protein has protein sequence MHRSMLGCLLALLVTVPVQAQSVVPLNGQGSQQMQQDMDYCNGVAASAGSSAASSDPHVGGRVRGAAKGAAAGAVAAEVRGRQHDEVYDRVSDDTKQQYRQNRAGEVAAAGAAVGGMRQRQDRRQDRRSDRNAQSSATSSAYSSCLQGRGYQVSP, from the coding sequence ATGCACAGATCGATGCTCGGATGCCTGCTGGCGCTGCTGGTGACGGTGCCAGTCCAGGCTCAATCGGTGGTTCCGCTCAATGGCCAGGGCAGCCAGCAGATGCAGCAGGACATGGACTACTGCAACGGTGTCGCTGCCAGTGCCGGAAGCAGCGCGGCCAGTTCCGACCCACATGTGGGCGGACGCGTACGCGGCGCGGCGAAGGGCGCCGCCGCCGGCGCGGTGGCCGCCGAGGTGCGTGGACGGCAACATGACGAGGTGTATGACCGCGTCAGCGACGATACCAAGCAGCAGTATCGGCAGAATCGCGCCGGAGAAGTCGCGGCCGCCGGTGCGGCGGTGGGTGGCATGCGCCAGCGCCAGGATCGTCGCCAGGATCGCCGCAGCGACCGTAATGCGCAGAGTTCTGCTACCAGTAGCGCTTACAGCAGTTGCCTGCAGGGGCGCGGCTACCAGGTCAGTCCCTGA